AAAGCGCTCTACAAAGAAGCGGGCGAAACCTCCACATGGGTGGAGCAAACCGCCGCCAAAATGATGCCACTTGTCGATCACGTTTTCGTCGTCACCAACGCGCGTCTGTTCCCAAATATCCAAACCCTATTTGCCAATACAAACATAGAAATAATCACCGATCAAGCGCCATATCTCGACAAAGGACCACTCGGCGGCATCTACGCAGCTATGCAAAGCGGTGCAACATATGATCGCTATCTCTTATCTCCAACCGATACACCACACATCACGACCGAAATTTTTGCCGATCTGATCGCTCAGGGAAATACCTATGCCACGACAAAAACAGCGAAGCACTACCTCACCGCCTGCATTCCTTACTGCAAAACGGAACTTGAAACAATGCTTCGCGCTGACAACTTACGTATTCGCGAGCTCCTAAGAACGCTTGACGTGAACGAACAGCTTTTTGACACCGAAGCCCCATTTGAAAATAAAAACTCTAAATAACCGCTTTTTCAGGAGGTCTCCATGCGTTTTCTAAGCTTACTCTGGCAATTTACGTGGAAACAAATGCTCTGTTGCATTTTCCCAGCCATCATTTTTCTATCGCTCGCCTTCTCCAAATATATCAACATCCCTTTTATCCCAAGATACGATTTACTTCTCATCATCTGCATCATCGCGCAATTACTTCTCATTAAATTCGGCCTCGAAACATGGGACGAGCTCAAAGTCATCATGCTTTTTCACGTTATTGGACTTGTTCTTGAAATCTATAAAATTCAGATGGGATCTTGGGCCTATCCAGAAGATGCCTATACGAAAATTCTCGGCGTCCCACTTTACAGCGGCTTCATGTACTCAAGCGTCGCCAGCTACATTTGCCAAGCTTGGAAACGCTTCGATCTTACCGTCAAAAACTGGCCCAAAAGCATCTACGTCGTTACATTATGTACCGTGATTTATCTCAATTTCTTCACCCACCACTATATCTGGGATTTCCGCTACATACTCATCCTTGCCGTCCTCATCTTGTTCTTGCGTACCGTCGTCTTCTTCACGGTTGGCGACAAACGACTGCACATGCCACTATCCTTGTCCTTCCTGCTTATCGCGTTCTTCATCTGGGTCGCAGAAAACATCGCCAGCTTCTTCGGCGCTTGGTACTATCCCAATCAAGAAGTCACCTGGCAACTCGTCGGCTTCGGCAAAATCACGAGCTGGTACCTACTTATCATCATCAGTATCATGATTATCGCTGAGTTGAAATTCTTAAAAAAAGGGACCCAAGAAAACAACGAAAAGCCACCGATTCGAGACTAATTCGGTGGTTTTTCAGTATTATAAAGTAATAAGCCTTTCCACATCATAAAGCCGAGGTGTATCTATCCCGTATTTTCTGGCGTCAGCGATAACCTCCAGCACAGAAGGACCAACCTTATAATGATTATGTTCCACAAGCGCGTAGCTCATACCGTTGGGCGAAAACACCATTTTACTCAGAAAAAAGCCAACAACTTTTGGCGGTAAAATCCTTAAAACTTTCGTTAAAGCACCCAATTTCGCCCCCTTAGCCTCCAAAACTTTAGCAAGCTCCTTCATGTTACTGCCTATTCCAGCCAGCGATTCCGACGAAGACACCGCGTTTTTGAAACTCCCGCTTTTCAAAACCTCCACTTCCATCGCCACATTGAAAGCGAAATGATTCCAGAGCCAACTTTGAAAATCCTTATTACTTTTGACTTTGAAACCAGCACTAGAAAACAACTCACGAACCTCCAAGTCTCGCTTCGTAGGCGCTGTGTTAAATGTCCCTAACTCGGCTGTTTTGTAAAGCCCGCCATAAAGCGAATTCCCTTCAAATCCACCACCAGCACTAGGAAAGCCATACACAATCTGACTTGGTGGAATCGGACTCAGCGCTTCCTTTGGATCTTGCCAAAAGTTACTAAAAAAAAGAACCGTGGCCTGTCCAACTCGCGGTGCAATATACTTCGCAGCATTCGACACTTGCTCTGGATTCACACTCAAAAAAATAAGATCATAATCGTGATCTTCCTTCATTTCTTCATGCATTACAATCGGCCATTTTTCTTTAACGAGCCTATCTTTCTTCTCCCTTCTCGTATCCCACATTTCTAAGTCTACATGCGAACCATATTCCGCTTTCCTACCTTCTCGAACATAAAATTCAACGGTATGCCCTGCTTTTTCAAATGCCCACGCATACTGTGCTCCTATAGCGCCACGACCAAAAATAAGTATTTTCATAAAAGTTCTCCTCTCCATACATTGACTATACAACAACGTGTTGTATAATGAATTATACGGCGCTAATCAACATTCATCAACCAACAATTTTTCTAAATTTGTTGGGCGATGAAAGGAGGAGATAAAAATGAAAAAACAGCCTGAAATAACCAAGAAAACAAGACAAACAATAGTCGACGTTTTTTGCGAACTATATAGCCAGAAACCCGTAGAGAAGATAACAGTGCAAAAAATCGCTAATACATCTGGCTATAATCGCAGTACCTTTTATCAATATTTTACCGATGTCTACGATTTACTAAGCTTCATCGAAAATGACATATTGGATTACATTCGAGAAAAAGTAACAAATACAGAGCAAATAGACGCAAAGCCAAAAGGTATCCTGCTGCTCTTTGAAGAGAAAGAATTA
The sequence above is drawn from the Listeria weihenstephanensis genome and encodes:
- a CDS encoding molybdenum cofactor guanylyltransferase yields the protein MSKTKSIAGIVLAGGNSRRFGEDKALYKEAGETSTWVEQTAAKMMPLVDHVFVVTNARLFPNIQTLFANTNIEIITDQAPYLDKGPLGGIYAAMQSGATYDRYLLSPTDTPHITTEIFADLIAQGNTYATTKTAKHYLTACIPYCKTELETMLRADNLRIRELLRTLDVNEQLFDTEAPFENKNSK
- a CDS encoding DUF817 domain-containing protein; this encodes MRFLSLLWQFTWKQMLCCIFPAIIFLSLAFSKYINIPFIPRYDLLLIICIIAQLLLIKFGLETWDELKVIMLFHVIGLVLEIYKIQMGSWAYPEDAYTKILGVPLYSGFMYSSVASYICQAWKRFDLTVKNWPKSIYVVTLCTVIYLNFFTHHYIWDFRYILILAVLILFLRTVVFFTVGDKRLHMPLSLSFLLIAFFIWVAENIASFFGAWYYPNQEVTWQLVGFGKITSWYLLIIISIMIIAELKFLKKGTQENNEKPPIRD
- a CDS encoding ketopantoate reductase family protein — translated: MKILIFGRGAIGAQYAWAFEKAGHTVEFYVREGRKAEYGSHVDLEMWDTRREKKDRLVKEKWPIVMHEEMKEDHDYDLIFLSVNPEQVSNAAKYIAPRVGQATVLFFSNFWQDPKEALSPIPPSQIVYGFPSAGGGFEGNSLYGGLYKTAELGTFNTAPTKRDLEVRELFSSAGFKVKSNKDFQSWLWNHFAFNVAMEVEVLKSGSFKNAVSSSESLAGIGSNMKELAKVLEAKGAKLGALTKVLRILPPKVVGFFLSKMVFSPNGMSYALVEHNHYKVGPSVLEVIADARKYGIDTPRLYDVERLITL
- a CDS encoding TetR/AcrR family transcriptional regulator; protein product: MKKQPEITKKTRQTIVDVFCELYSQKPVEKITVQKIANTSGYNRSTFYQYFTDVYDLLSFIENDILDYIREKVTNTEQIDAKPKGILLLFEEKELYLNALLGDYGSIRFMEKLKREFFSDGLDYCVPKDNSMTPYLVEFNISTAFSLIRLWQRRQKDLPPDQLFHLINTLVNSGTSSVI